The Nesterenkonia xinjiangensis genome contains a region encoding:
- a CDS encoding GNAT family N-acetyltransferase — protein MTGQLTGEDHTPRVPAEPGTGAAASAPRADVVIRPARAEEHDRIAEITLGAYVEGGHLPPDDPYTAQLTDVASRAAHGELLVAEVDGVAAASTVIARPGDELAELAGPGEMEFRMLAVAPEFQGRGIARTLVRYLIRRAEAEEAENLVLCSLVSMTAAHALYRSEGFVEAPARDLVITREVHGKDARFPTFVRPVAG, from the coding sequence ATGACGGGCCAGCTCACCGGAGAGGACCACACCCCACGGGTGCCCGCCGAGCCGGGCACCGGTGCTGCCGCGTCCGCCCCACGCGCCGACGTCGTGATCCGCCCTGCCCGTGCCGAGGAGCACGATCGTATCGCCGAGATCACCCTCGGCGCCTATGTCGAGGGTGGGCATCTGCCCCCGGACGATCCTTACACCGCGCAGCTGACCGACGTCGCCTCCCGTGCTGCGCACGGGGAACTGCTGGTGGCCGAGGTAGACGGAGTCGCCGCCGCCTCGACGGTCATCGCCCGGCCCGGTGATGAGCTCGCCGAGCTGGCCGGCCCCGGGGAGATGGAGTTCCGCATGCTCGCCGTCGCCCCGGAGTTCCAGGGCCGCGGGATCGCCCGGACCCTGGTGCGCTATCTGATCCGGCGCGCCGAGGCGGAGGAGGCCGAGAACCTGGTGCTGTGCAGCCTGGTCTCGATGACCGCCGCCCATGCGCTCTACCGCTCAGAGGGTTTCGTGGAGGCGCCCGCCCGAGACCTGGTGATCACCCGTGAGGTGCACGGCAAGGACGCTCGCTTCCCGACCTTCGTGCGGCCTGTGGCGGGCTGA
- the ligA gene encoding NAD-dependent DNA ligase LigA — translation MTEPAENDAVETPAAAHVDPSAAEPASSPPPEALREEHEQLVEEVRRHRIAYYQADEPLISDAEFDALYSRLQRIEREHPELISADSPTQEVGGEVSEAFSPVTHIQRLYSLEDLFSRSELRTWYDRALASLTALRPGATPTWLAEVKIDGLAINLLYREGRLVRAATRGDGITGEDVTHNVLTIGDIPRRLKGTGHPHELEVRGEIFMPTRDFHAFNEQLTAADRPPLANPRNAAAGSLRQKDPAKTAERPLSMFVHGIGAREGMVLSSQHEAYDLLASWGLPVSPYTRLLTSYEEIEAYLDEHQDKRHELVHEIDGVVIKVDDLDQQRALGHTSRVPRWAAAYKYPPEEVHSRLLDIQVQVGRTGRVTPFAVLEPKKVAGSVVSRATLHNQDVVRAKGVLIGDDVIVRKAGDVIPEVLGPVLSAREGREEALREFVFPATCPACGTELRPAKEGDVDYRCPNAESCPAQLSGRVIHVGSRGALDIEALGEEAGLALTNPDPDEVRPPRELIDEERTAESGAQVEYGEQGEPLPQTPVLRQEADLFDLTAEDLKGVYRWREVLEKNPESGRFEGAGRYAPVLYFWTKPQYHKGELKEPSKPRENTVTLFTELEKAKEQPLWRVLVALSIRHVGPTASRTLAAAYGSMEKIRAADEEELAGIDGVGPTIAAAVREWFSLEWHQRIVERWAEAGVRMVDDVDEEAPRTLEGLTVVVTGSLENWSRDESKEAIISRGGRAAGSVSKKTSFVVAGASAGSKRDKAESLGVPVLDEEQFEMLLKKGPAGLETDEGMESDE, via the coding sequence GTGACCGAGCCCGCTGAGAACGACGCCGTCGAGACCCCTGCCGCCGCGCACGTCGATCCGTCTGCCGCCGAGCCCGCCTCGTCCCCGCCGCCGGAGGCCCTGCGCGAGGAGCACGAGCAGCTGGTCGAGGAGGTGCGCCGCCATCGCATCGCCTACTACCAGGCGGACGAGCCGCTGATCTCCGACGCGGAGTTCGACGCGCTCTACAGCCGTCTGCAGCGCATCGAGCGAGAGCACCCTGAACTGATCTCCGCCGATTCCCCGACCCAGGAGGTCGGCGGCGAGGTCTCCGAAGCGTTCTCACCGGTCACCCACATCCAGCGCCTGTACTCTCTGGAGGACCTCTTCTCCCGCAGCGAGCTGCGCACCTGGTACGACCGGGCGCTCGCCTCGCTGACCGCGCTGCGCCCCGGGGCGACACCTACCTGGCTGGCCGAGGTCAAGATCGACGGCCTGGCGATCAACCTCCTCTACCGCGAGGGCCGGCTGGTACGCGCCGCCACCCGAGGCGATGGGATCACCGGTGAGGACGTCACCCACAACGTGCTCACCATCGGGGACATCCCCCGCCGGCTCAAGGGCACCGGTCATCCGCACGAGCTGGAGGTGCGTGGGGAGATCTTCATGCCCACCCGGGACTTCCACGCCTTCAACGAGCAGCTCACGGCGGCGGACCGGCCGCCGCTGGCCAACCCGCGCAACGCTGCCGCCGGCTCGCTGCGCCAGAAGGACCCGGCCAAGACCGCCGAGCGTCCGCTGTCCATGTTCGTCCACGGCATCGGCGCGCGGGAAGGCATGGTGCTGAGCTCCCAGCACGAGGCCTATGACCTGCTCGCCTCCTGGGGTCTTCCGGTGAGCCCCTACACGCGGCTGCTGACCAGCTATGAAGAGATCGAGGCCTACCTGGACGAGCACCAGGACAAGCGCCACGAGCTCGTCCACGAGATCGACGGCGTCGTCATCAAGGTGGACGACCTCGACCAGCAGCGCGCCCTCGGGCATACCTCGCGCGTGCCGCGCTGGGCCGCCGCCTACAAGTACCCGCCCGAAGAGGTCCACAGCCGCCTGCTGGACATCCAGGTGCAGGTCGGACGCACCGGGCGGGTCACCCCGTTCGCAGTGCTGGAGCCCAAGAAGGTGGCCGGATCGGTGGTCTCCCGGGCCACCCTGCACAACCAGGACGTGGTGCGTGCCAAGGGCGTGCTGATCGGCGACGACGTCATCGTCCGCAAGGCCGGCGACGTCATTCCCGAGGTCCTGGGGCCGGTGCTGTCCGCCCGTGAGGGCCGCGAAGAGGCGCTGCGAGAGTTCGTCTTCCCTGCGACCTGCCCGGCCTGCGGAACAGAGCTGCGCCCCGCCAAGGAGGGCGACGTCGACTACCGCTGCCCCAACGCCGAGAGCTGCCCGGCCCAGCTCTCCGGGCGGGTCATCCATGTCGGCTCGCGGGGTGCCCTGGACATCGAGGCCCTCGGGGAAGAGGCCGGCCTCGCGTTGACCAACCCGGACCCGGATGAGGTTCGCCCGCCTCGGGAGCTCATCGACGAGGAGCGCACCGCGGAGTCGGGGGCCCAGGTGGAGTACGGCGAGCAAGGGGAACCGCTGCCGCAGACCCCGGTGCTGCGCCAGGAGGCGGATCTCTTCGACCTCACGGCCGAGGACCTCAAGGGCGTCTACCGGTGGCGGGAGGTGCTGGAGAAGAATCCGGAGAGCGGGAGGTTCGAAGGCGCCGGGCGGTACGCGCCGGTCCTGTACTTCTGGACGAAGCCCCAGTACCACAAGGGTGAGCTCAAGGAGCCCTCCAAACCCCGAGAGAACACGGTCACGCTCTTCACCGAGCTGGAGAAGGCCAAGGAGCAGCCGCTGTGGCGTGTGCTGGTGGCGCTGTCCATCCGGCACGTGGGCCCCACCGCCTCTCGGACGCTGGCCGCGGCCTATGGCTCCATGGAGAAGATCCGTGCTGCGGACGAAGAGGAGCTCGCCGGCATCGACGGCGTCGGACCCACCATCGCGGCCGCGGTCCGCGAGTGGTTCTCCCTGGAGTGGCACCAGCGCATCGTGGAGCGCTGGGCGGAGGCCGGGGTGCGGATGGTCGACGACGTCGACGAGGAGGCCCCGCGCACGCTCGAAGGCCTCACCGTGGTGGTCACCGGAAGCCTGGAGAACTGGTCCCGTGATGAGTCCAAGGAGGCGATCATCTCCCGCGGCGGCCGTGCCGCCGGCTCAGTGTCGAAGAAGACCTCCTTCGTGGTGGCGGGGGCAAGCGCCGGCTCCAAGCGGGACAAGGCCGAGTCGCTGGGTGTGCCGGTGCTCGATGAGGAGCAGTTCGAGATGCTGTTGAAGAAGGGGCCGGCAGGTCTGGAGACCGACGAGGGTATGGAGAGTGACGAGTGA
- a CDS encoding inositol monophosphatase family protein → MSTVDELLDIAREAAVAGAGVLAERDDVAPAGLMLGGSEVETKSSVSDLVTDFDRRSEQAVRAVLERRRPEDTVTGEEYGTVRPQGATGYRWSIDPLDGTTNFVRGIIYYGTSVAVQDPEGRWVAGVVHAPALKRIWWAARDRGAFTDRLQGEGPGSPAQERVRLQGPQGSLAAGLLSTGFGYDPDRRAQQTAAVSAMLGSFGNLRRLGAAALDICMVADGTVDAYAEFGIQEHDWSAAALIAEEAGVPVRRPAVADSSVAGDWCVVGDIGMPHTRLRPLPLGLAGENTAEEQEGGQAQDGVAG, encoded by the coding sequence GTGAGCACTGTTGACGAGCTGCTGGACATCGCCCGGGAGGCCGCCGTCGCAGGCGCGGGCGTGCTGGCCGAGCGTGATGACGTCGCCCCCGCCGGGCTGATGCTCGGCGGGAGCGAGGTCGAGACGAAGAGCTCCGTGTCCGATCTGGTGACGGACTTCGATCGGCGCTCCGAGCAGGCGGTGCGTGCCGTGCTGGAGCGTCGCCGCCCCGAGGACACCGTGACGGGGGAGGAGTACGGCACCGTCAGGCCTCAGGGAGCCACCGGGTACCGCTGGTCCATCGACCCGCTGGACGGCACCACGAACTTCGTGCGCGGCATCATCTACTACGGCACCTCGGTGGCGGTGCAGGACCCTGAGGGTCGTTGGGTGGCCGGTGTGGTCCACGCGCCTGCCCTGAAGCGCATCTGGTGGGCCGCGCGCGACCGTGGCGCCTTCACCGACCGGCTGCAGGGTGAGGGCCCGGGCTCCCCGGCCCAGGAGCGGGTGCGCCTGCAGGGCCCCCAGGGCAGCCTGGCGGCAGGGCTGCTCTCCACCGGTTTCGGCTACGACCCCGACCGGCGCGCTCAGCAGACCGCCGCGGTCTCGGCGATGCTCGGCAGCTTCGGGAACCTCCGCCGACTGGGTGCCGCAGCGCTGGACATCTGCATGGTCGCCGACGGCACCGTGGACGCCTACGCCGAGTTCGGCATCCAGGAGCATGACTGGTCTGCGGCGGCGCTGATCGCTGAGGAGGCGGGCGTGCCGGTGCGTCGTCCCGCGGTGGCAGACAGCTCCGTGGCCGGAGACTGGTGCGTCGTGGGTGACATCGGCATGCCCCACACCCGGCTGCGGCCCCTGCCGCTCGGCCTCGCCGGGGAGAACACGGCCGAGGAGCAGGAGGGCGGGCAGGCTCAGGACGGCGTCGCCGGATGA
- a CDS encoding EamA family transporter, with the protein MSPDGTASSPSSDGGRRTQGSMLVLLGLACQQIGAALAVLVFPAAGPVGMVALRLLLSAGMLWALVRPHVRGLSARSWAVAAGYGLVLAGMNVAFYLALARLPLGTTVTLEILGPLTLSIIAGRSWLSALWAVAALVGVAMIGWDPATALDPVGVAYALLAAALWAAYILLTKRTGEEFTGLIGLTLGMTVGGLAVAPAAVMLSGPALLDPAILMIGLGVALLSSTVPYAMEMLALRRLPASSFAILLALAPAIAAAAGFLLLGQQLSGYALLGMGLVVLAAMGSVRS; encoded by the coding sequence ATGAGCCCTGACGGCACCGCCTCCTCACCCAGCTCCGACGGCGGACGCCGCACCCAGGGCAGCATGCTGGTGCTCCTCGGGCTGGCATGCCAGCAGATCGGTGCGGCCCTGGCGGTGCTGGTGTTTCCGGCGGCCGGGCCGGTGGGGATGGTCGCGCTTCGCCTGCTGCTCTCGGCGGGGATGCTGTGGGCTCTGGTGCGGCCCCACGTGCGGGGCCTCTCGGCACGCTCTTGGGCTGTGGCGGCCGGCTATGGGCTGGTGCTGGCGGGGATGAACGTGGCCTTCTATCTCGCGCTGGCCCGGCTGCCGCTGGGCACCACGGTCACCCTGGAGATCCTCGGCCCGCTGACGCTGAGCATCATCGCCGGGCGCAGCTGGCTCAGCGCGCTCTGGGCGGTCGCGGCACTGGTGGGCGTGGCGATGATCGGCTGGGACCCCGCCACAGCGCTGGACCCGGTCGGGGTGGCCTACGCGCTGCTCGCCGCCGCGCTGTGGGCGGCCTACATCCTGCTGACCAAACGCACCGGTGAGGAATTCACGGGCCTGATCGGACTGACCCTCGGGATGACGGTCGGCGGGCTCGCGGTGGCCCCGGCCGCCGTGATGCTCTCCGGCCCTGCCCTACTCGACCCGGCCATACTGATGATCGGCCTGGGAGTGGCTCTGCTGTCCTCCACGGTCCCCTACGCCATGGAGATGCTGGCGCTGCGGCGCCTGCCGGCGAGCTCCTTCGCGATCCTGCTGGCGCTGGCCCCGGCCATCGCGGCCGCGGCCGGATTCCTGCTGCTGGGACAGCAGCTCTCCGGCTACGCGCTGCTCGGCATGGGCCTGGTGGTCCTCGCGGCGATGGGATCGGTCCGGAGCTGA